In one Nicotiana sylvestris chromosome 8, ASM39365v2, whole genome shotgun sequence genomic region, the following are encoded:
- the LOC138876147 gene encoding uncharacterized protein has protein sequence MSKAYDRVSWEFLCLFLRAMGFGEGWIDIIWRLVSNIWYSININGTRSGFFNSSRGLRQGDPLSPSLFVICAELLSRLMNKLPENADIRLYAVDKHSPMITHLSYADDTILFTSGDLESIRLKMINLKIYEETSGQLINKEKSSFLVAPKASQNFIEEIKMMKGFQHKHFPMTFLGAPINVGRKKVYYFNDMITKVTNRLQRWNNKLISAGGRAILVKLVLYSLSMHIMAATDPPMTTLNHIEKRECIEAKYCKRIHPVAKKWRHGQSHIWRRLMEIKHVVEPLTLWKPNAAECSFWWDDWSGMGLLAKFEDQGPKPGKIQLKQMHKKTILLTSFSRAGKLNMYGNISFIKPLNEAHSFVLQCVPSIICWELWKQRCAAKYEGSYASVQSLLDRVQSLIIMLLKVHYKGIKWQDDWVKICRFLEGFKPPMKALKVMWSLPPSDRLELNTDGSSNVMKRVVGIGGIVRDSSGKLVMAYAKALHFCTNNTAETQAALFGIEWITFNRIHNVILEMDSLLIVNILNGSSSPFLEIHDDILKIKKSIQSHRIEVQHCYRKGNSVADTLSKYGATLDILPIATIFLNVQDLPKETVGVYQMNRRQMPSFRFRRSKMKNLRLDGVG, from the exons ATGTCGAAAGCTTATGATAGGGTGTCATGGGAATTTTTATGTCTTTTTCTTAGAGCTATGGGATTCGGGGAGGGGTGGATAGATATAATATGGAGATTGGTATCAAATATCTGGTATTCAATCAACATAAATGGAACTAGGTCAGGTTTTTTTAACTCATCTAGAGGGCTGAGACAGGGTGACCCCCTGTCTCCCTCTTTGTTTGTTATTTGTGCAGAGCTTTTGTCAAGATTGATGAATAAGTTGCCTGAAAATGCTGATATCAGGTTGTATGCTGTTGACAAACATAGTCCAATGATAACGCACCTCTCATATGCTGATGATACCATTCTCTTCACATCTGGAGATTTGGAATCTATTAGATTGAAGATGATCAACTTGAAGATTTATGAAGAGACCTCTGGGCAACTCATAAATAAGGAGAAATCTTCTTTTTTGGTTGCTCCAAAGGCATCACAAAATTTCATAGAGGAGATTAAGATGATGAAAGGTTTTCAACATAAACATTTTCCTATGACATTTTTGGGGGCACCAATTAATGTAGGAAGGAAGAAAGTGTATTACTTCAATGATATGATTACCAAAGTGACCAATAGATTGCAGAGATGGAATAATAAACTTATATCTGCTGGAGGAAGAGCTATTTTGGTCAAATTAGTATTATATTCTCTCTCTATGCACATCATGGCTGCAACAGACCCTCCTATGACCACACTCAATCACATTGAAAAG AGAGAGTGTATTGAGGCAAAGTACTGCAAAAGGATACATCCGGTGGCTAAGAAGTGGAGGCACGGACAGTCTCACATATGGAGGAGACTTATGGAGATTAAACATGTGGTGGAACCCCTTACCCTTTGGAAGCCCAATGCAGCAGAATGCTCTTTTTGGTGGGATGATTGGTCTGGAATGGGACTGCTAGCTAAATTTGAGGATCAAGGACCCAAGCCAGGCAAAATACAGTTAAAACAG ATGCACAAGAAGACTATATTGCTCACATCTTTTTCTCGAGCTGGAAAGCTCAATATGTATGGAAACATTTCA TTCATTAAGCCTTTGAATGAGGCGCACAGTTTTGTTCTCCAATGTGTTCCTTCAATTATCTGTTGGGAGTTGTGGAAACAAAGGTGTGCAGCTAAATATGAAGGTTCATATGCTTCTGTACAAAGCTTGCTAGATCGAGTGCAATCACTGATAATCATGCTTCTTAAAGTTCACTACAAAGGAATCAAATGGCAAGACGACTGGGTTAAAATTTGCAGGTTCCTGGAAGGTTTTAAACCTCCAATGAAAGCTCTCAAGGTGATGTGGTCACTTCCTCCTTCAGATAGACTGGAGCTTAACACGGATGGGAGTAGTAATGTTATGAAAAGAGTGGTCGGTATTGGGGGTATTGTTAGGGATAGTAGTGGAAAGCTTGTCATGGCATATGCCAAGGCTCTTCACTTCTGCACTAACAATACGGCTGAAACACAAGCTGCACTTTTTGGAATTGAGTGGATTACCTTTAATAGGATTCACAATGTAATTCTAGAAATGGACTCTTTATTGATTGTTAATATACTTAATGGATCTTCTTCACCGTTTTTGGAGATTCATGATGATATTTTAAAGATAAAAAAGAGTATTCAGAGTCATCGAATTGAAGTTCAACATTGCTATAGAAAAGGAAATTCAGTGGCAGACACACTTTCAAAATATGGTGCTACATTGGATATTCTACCTATTGCTACCATCTTCCTCAATGTCCAAGATCTACCTAAGGAGACTGTTGGGGTATATCAAATGAATAGGAGGCAAATGCCTTCATTTAGATTCAGAAGATCAAAAATGAAGAACCTGCGCCTAGATGGAGTAGGATGA